From a single Bos indicus isolate NIAB-ARS_2022 breed Sahiwal x Tharparkar chromosome 11, NIAB-ARS_B.indTharparkar_mat_pri_1.0, whole genome shotgun sequence genomic region:
- the FKBP1B gene encoding peptidyl-prolyl cis-trans isomerase FKBP1B isoform X3 produces the protein MLQNGKKFDSSRDRNKPFKFRIGKQEVIKGFEEGAAQMSLGQRAKLTCTPDVAYGATGHPGVIPPNATLIFDVELLNLE, from the exons ATGCTTCAAAATGGCAAGAAATTCGATTCATCCAGAGACAGAAACAAGCCTTTCAAGTTCAGAATTGGCAAACAGGAAGTCATCAAGGGTTTTGAAGAGGGCGCAGCCCAG ATGAGCTTGGGGCAGAGGGCGAAGCTGACCTGCACTCCCGATGTGGCATATGGAGCCACAGGCCACCCCGGTGTCATCCCTCCCAATGCCACCCTCATCTTTGACGTGGAGCTGCTCAACCTagagtga